A stretch of the Kroppenstedtia eburnea genome encodes the following:
- the argC gene encoding N-acetyl-gamma-glutamyl-phosphate reductase: MKVAVVGATGYGSAELIRILHRHPYADLTQLISSSTAGGELKEVFPHLSHLSQPLEVWDGEALAEEVEAVFFAAPAGISSRLAPPLAERGVRVIDLAGDFRLEGEEYRKWYGAEPPAHPWLERAVYGLSEWSAPAIRQAELIANPGCYPTATLLALLPLLQAGSIADGPVTVDAKSGISGAGRGLKRTSLFAEVNENMFPYQVGVHRHTPEIEGHAARIGGRETQVIFIPQIVPMSRGILVTLYAPAAAGWTGARVTEMVKEVYREAPFVRVRDQGAWPRTKDVQGSNFCDIGFHVDERTGMLVGMAAIDNLVKGAAGQAVQNLNLRMGWPETAGLDLLPQYP; encoded by the coding sequence ATGAAGGTGGCGGTGGTGGGTGCCACCGGATATGGAAGCGCCGAATTGATCCGGATTTTACACAGGCACCCCTATGCGGACTTGACTCAATTGATTTCTTCATCAACGGCGGGCGGGGAGTTGAAGGAAGTGTTCCCCCACCTCTCCCATCTGTCTCAGCCTCTGGAGGTGTGGGACGGGGAGGCTCTTGCGGAAGAGGTGGAGGCGGTCTTTTTTGCCGCTCCGGCGGGCATCAGCAGCCGGCTGGCCCCTCCGCTGGCGGAGAGGGGAGTGCGGGTGATCGATCTGGCGGGAGATTTTCGATTGGAGGGGGAGGAGTACCGGAAGTGGTACGGGGCGGAGCCGCCGGCACATCCCTGGCTGGAGCGGGCGGTCTACGGGTTGAGTGAATGGTCGGCGCCTGCGATTCGGCAGGCGGAGCTGATTGCCAATCCCGGTTGTTATCCGACGGCGACCCTGTTGGCGTTATTGCCCCTGTTGCAGGCGGGCTCCATCGCCGACGGTCCGGTCACGGTGGATGCCAAGTCGGGTATCTCCGGGGCGGGGCGGGGCCTGAAACGAACCAGTCTGTTCGCGGAAGTGAATGAGAATATGTTTCCTTACCAAGTGGGCGTCCACCGCCATACCCCGGAGATCGAAGGGCATGCCGCCCGCATCGGGGGACGGGAGACACAGGTGATCTTCATCCCGCAGATTGTTCCCATGAGCCGGGGAATCCTGGTGACGCTTTACGCTCCGGCGGCCGCCGGTTGGACCGGCGCCCGGGTGACGGAGATGGTGAAGGAGGTTTACCGGGAAGCCCCCTTTGTCCGGGTGCGGGATCAAGGTGCATGGCCCCGTACCAAAGATGTGCAGGGCAGCAATTTTTGCGACATCGGTTTTCATGTGGATGAACGGACGGGGATGTTGGTCGGGATGGCCGCCATTGACAACCTGGTCAAAGGGGCGGCGGGGCAGGCGGTGCAAAATCTGAACTTGCGCATGGGTTGGCCGGAAACGGCAGGGCTGGATCTGCTGCCGCAATATCCATAG
- a CDS encoding undecaprenyl-diphosphatase, translated as MDFTIFQWINGLAGENRFLDGFMMFMTDYGPYGFALILFLMVLNWRSKSLRISGLCTGATLALALALSYGIGQLWPRERPFVAHDHVNILLPHAADSSFPSDHTTGAFAIAFGVWYHNRLLGGMMLVLALLIGVSRPYVGHHYPGDVLAGIIVAFLAAKAVQLIRNKRKQKVRAEDTVSAS; from the coding sequence ATGGACTTCACCATTTTTCAATGGATTAACGGTCTGGCTGGAGAAAATCGCTTTTTGGATGGTTTTATGATGTTTATGACGGATTACGGCCCTTACGGATTTGCCTTGATCCTGTTCCTGATGGTCCTCAACTGGCGTTCCAAATCCCTGCGGATCAGCGGGCTCTGTACGGGTGCGACATTGGCCCTCGCTTTGGCCTTGAGTTATGGGATCGGTCAATTGTGGCCCCGTGAACGACCGTTCGTGGCCCATGATCATGTAAATATACTGCTCCCTCATGCCGCCGATTCGTCTTTTCCCAGCGATCACACCACTGGAGCTTTTGCCATCGCTTTTGGGGTTTGGTACCACAATCGCCTCCTGGGCGGAATGATGCTGGTGTTGGCGCTGTTGATCGGTGTTTCCCGTCCCTATGTGGGCCATCATTACCCGGGGGATGTATTGGCAGGGATCATAGTTGCTTTCTTGGCCGCAAAGGCGGTGCAACTCATTCGCAATAAACGGAAACAGAAGGTACGGGCTGAAGACACCGTCTCCGCCAGCTAA
- a CDS encoding ABC transporter permease, translated as MVDLVYTELLKLKRSKMFLISIIGAAVAPFMVVVASYIHMKTKQPTPFIQFDELFDNTSLYTVLIIGVPLYGVVTAYLFNREYMEDTLKNLLTIPVPRTSLIMSKLLLLFMWMMMLTSVAWGLTLILGMLGRFEGLGTSLVLGSLKQFGIGGGLLFILSTPMILVTLVAKNYVPTIIFTIVITLINVMTANSEHRGLFPWAAAGDIANHTLLPTYPAEYSYVSIAATSVIGFIATLIYFKKADIQ; from the coding sequence TTGGTTGATCTGGTGTATACCGAGCTCCTAAAGCTCAAACGCTCCAAAATGTTCTTAATCAGCATCATCGGAGCAGCTGTGGCTCCTTTTATGGTGGTTGTCGCATCTTATATTCATATGAAAACAAAACAACCGACTCCGTTCATTCAATTCGATGAACTTTTTGACAACACCAGTTTGTATACGGTTTTAATTATAGGAGTCCCCCTGTATGGAGTGGTTACTGCTTATCTGTTTAACCGCGAATATATGGAGGATACATTAAAAAACCTGTTAACGATCCCTGTGCCACGGACAAGCCTTATTATGAGTAAATTGCTTCTATTGTTCATGTGGATGATGATGCTGACTTCAGTTGCTTGGGGACTGACATTGATACTGGGGATGCTGGGACGCTTTGAAGGGCTGGGCACTTCATTGGTCCTGGGATCTCTCAAACAATTCGGTATCGGGGGAGGACTTCTTTTTATCCTGTCAACACCCATGATCCTTGTCACCCTTGTGGCGAAGAATTATGTACCGACCATTATATTCACGATTGTGATCACCTTGATCAACGTAATGACTGCGAACTCAGAACACAGAGGGTTGTTTCCATGGGCAGCAGCAGGAGACATAGCAAATCATACTCTGCTTCCAACATATCCAGCGGAATATTCATATGTTTCCATTGCCGCAACATCTGTCATTGGATTTATAGCCACACTCATCTACTTTAAAAAGGCGGATATTCAGTGA
- a CDS encoding ABC transporter ATP-binding protein — MSVVIKTTNLTKIYGNQISVDHLNMTVNQGEIYGFLGRNGAGKTTTIRMLLGLVKPTHGQIEIFGENLFNKQKEILRRIGSIVEVPGFYENLTAAENLLINAKIIGVHKKNAIEEVLEMVGLQHETKKLVGKYSLGMKQRLGIARALLHYPELLILDEPSNGLDPIGIKEMRRLIKTLAKERNITLLISSHILSEIEQLADHVGIIHEGKLLEEATYDQLRKRNRKYLEFQVSNDNKAAMLLEKHFDTYDYEVHDDGNIRVYSHLGEQGKINRLFVQHGIEVSKIMMSEDRLEDYFTRLVGGGTIG, encoded by the coding sequence ATGAGTGTGGTGATCAAAACCACAAATCTAACCAAGATTTATGGCAACCAGATATCAGTGGATCATCTTAATATGACTGTAAACCAAGGAGAGATTTACGGTTTTTTGGGCCGAAACGGTGCGGGCAAAACAACCACGATCAGAATGTTATTGGGGTTGGTAAAGCCTACCCATGGGCAAATCGAAATATTCGGTGAAAATTTGTTCAACAAACAAAAAGAGATATTAAGACGAATCGGATCGATTGTTGAAGTGCCGGGGTTTTATGAAAATCTGACAGCTGCAGAAAATTTGCTGATCAATGCCAAAATCATCGGGGTTCATAAGAAAAATGCGATTGAAGAGGTTCTGGAGATGGTGGGACTGCAACATGAAACAAAAAAGCTGGTGGGCAAGTACTCCTTGGGGATGAAGCAGAGATTGGGGATTGCCAGAGCTCTTCTCCATTATCCGGAACTGTTGATACTGGATGAGCCCAGTAATGGACTGGATCCGATCGGTATCAAGGAAATGCGGAGACTCATTAAAACTCTGGCAAAAGAAAGAAATATCACCCTGTTGATATCCAGTCACATCTTATCGGAAATAGAACAGTTGGCTGATCATGTGGGGATTATTCATGAAGGAAAGCTGTTGGAAGAAGCCACATATGATCAACTTCGGAAGAGAAATCGCAAATACCTTGAGTTCCAGGTTTCCAACGACAATAAAGCAGCTATGCTCCTGGAGAAACACTTTGATACCTATGATTATGAGGTCCATGATGATGGAAATATCCGTGTTTATTCTCATCTGGGAGAACAGGGAAAGATCAATCGATTGTTCGTGCAGCATGGCATTGAAGTATCAAAAATTATGATGAGTGAAGACAGACTGGAGGATTATTTCACAAGATTAGTGGGTGGTGGGACGATTGGTTGA
- a CDS encoding sensor histidine kinase encodes MNNDRSVFLLILQLAVITGLLLLSVEVPLQSLLWWVLFTALFVITGFLLFITLRSRTRMKLMIAEIRRAVNGNLKTRLFSKKDDHLFEEVIFSVNELIEQLEKIQVQSIKSQEARRRLLSSISHDIRTPLTSIIGYVDALKDDIATSEEEKREYIGIISKKSNGLKQLIDEIFTMAKLDADEIPLKIESLDFAEIVRESLIEFLPEIKKHDLELKVIIPEEKYMITADRLSLMRIIGNIVKNAIHYGKRGKTLGIELTEKADEYQLLIWDQGPGISQVDIGNVFERMHRSDGARNLSHGGSGLGLAIAKALVEKNNGRIWVESIPWEKTTFGFSIPKHNQ; translated from the coding sequence ATGAACAATGACAGGAGTGTCTTTCTTCTGATCCTTCAACTCGCCGTGATCACCGGACTTTTGCTCCTCTCTGTTGAGGTTCCTCTTCAAAGTCTGTTGTGGTGGGTGTTATTTACTGCCTTATTCGTTATTACCGGATTCCTTTTATTCATCACCCTTCGTTCCCGCACAAGAATGAAACTCATGATTGCAGAGATCAGGAGAGCAGTTAATGGAAATTTAAAAACCCGGCTATTTTCCAAGAAGGATGATCATTTGTTTGAGGAAGTGATCTTCTCTGTGAATGAGTTGATTGAACAACTGGAAAAAATTCAAGTCCAGTCTATAAAGTCCCAGGAAGCAAGAAGAAGGCTCCTATCCAGTATCTCTCACGATATCCGAACCCCCCTTACTTCCATTATTGGATATGTTGATGCCCTGAAGGATGATATAGCAACTTCAGAAGAAGAAAAGAGAGAATATATCGGAATTATATCCAAGAAATCCAATGGTTTAAAGCAATTGATCGATGAAATATTCACGATGGCGAAGCTGGATGCGGATGAAATCCCATTGAAGATAGAATCCCTGGATTTTGCAGAGATTGTCAGGGAATCGCTGATTGAGTTTTTGCCAGAGATAAAAAAACATGATCTGGAGTTAAAAGTAATCATTCCGGAAGAAAAGTACATGATCACGGCAGATCGTCTAAGCTTGATGCGAATCATAGGCAATATAGTAAAAAACGCTATACATTACGGGAAGCGGGGGAAAACATTGGGGATAGAGCTTACAGAAAAAGCCGATGAATATCAGTTGCTGATCTGGGACCAGGGACCCGGGATTTCTCAAGTTGATATTGGGAACGTGTTTGAAAGAATGCATCGAAGCGATGGTGCCCGGAATCTTTCACATGGAGGCAGCGGATTAGGTCTTGCCATTGCGAAAGCTCTTGTGGAAAAGAACAACGGCAGAATATGGGTCGAAAGTATTCCATGGGAAAAAACCACTTTTGGCTTTTCAATCCCCAAACACAACCAGTGA
- a CDS encoding response regulator transcription factor, which produces MEDIRVLIADDEKEIRDLLKKYLEKEFYKVDVAGNGEEALHLFDDNKYNLIILDIMMPKVDGIEVCRRLRNKTNVPILMLTAKDHEVDKILGLSIGADDYITKPFSINEVVARVKALLRRFLVLGSDRSSHENKLIKFKGISIDLKKCTVITAGEEVSLTAKEFQLLKFFATHPGQVFTKTQLFRNVWDGNYPEDDNTVMVHIRKLRKKIEADPSNPQFILTVWGLGYKFAGEKDEQ; this is translated from the coding sequence ATGGAAGATATTCGAGTGCTTATAGCCGATGATGAAAAAGAAATAAGAGATTTATTGAAAAAATACCTCGAAAAGGAATTTTATAAGGTGGATGTGGCTGGGAATGGAGAAGAAGCCCTTCATTTGTTTGATGATAACAAATACAATCTGATCATCCTGGATATCATGATGCCCAAGGTTGATGGGATCGAGGTATGCAGAAGGCTCAGGAACAAAACCAATGTTCCCATACTGATGCTTACGGCTAAGGATCATGAGGTTGATAAGATTTTAGGTCTCAGCATAGGAGCGGATGATTATATTACCAAACCATTCAGCATCAATGAGGTGGTTGCCAGAGTCAAGGCTCTTTTGAGGAGGTTTTTAGTACTGGGCAGCGACAGGAGTTCTCATGAAAATAAACTTATAAAGTTTAAAGGCATCTCTATTGATCTGAAAAAGTGCACAGTCATCACAGCTGGAGAAGAGGTATCTTTAACTGCAAAAGAATTTCAACTGCTGAAGTTTTTCGCTACCCATCCGGGACAAGTATTTACCAAGACCCAACTGTTTCGCAATGTTTGGGACGGTAATTACCCGGAAGATGATAACACAGTGATGGTACACATCAGAAAGCTTCGAAAAAAAATAGAAGCCGATCCCTCCAACCCGCAATTTATTCTTACCGTATGGGGATTAGGATACAAGTTTGCAGGTGAAAAGGATGAACAATGA
- a CDS encoding sensor histidine kinase: MKLFIRDHASILIFFILQLLLISFLHWLDGLNHFSTLLYTMLLSSSLFLVFLSYRYWCYRSVYRRLSNPLQEMDDSVQGEGGVPLEEALNDLLQSQYRHYQDRLHEYERKQRDQVTFITQWVHQMKTPLSVIQLILQNKNHLDVNSLREEVDRIRRGLEIVLYTARLEIFERDFHVEPVPLLRLVHEVIHENKRFFIQNHVYPEVTVDEEAVVESDAKWLKFVLNQLVANAVKYSSGAGKKVTLHSYPRGRNWVLEVKDRGVGIPKQDLRRVFDPYYTGENGRIVSESTGMGLYLVQEVCHKLGHGIEMDSKVGEGTTVRLLFFRAN; the protein is encoded by the coding sequence ATGAAACTTTTCATACGGGACCACGCCTCCATCTTGATTTTTTTTATCCTTCAACTGTTGTTGATCTCTTTTCTCCATTGGCTGGATGGACTCAATCATTTTTCCACGCTGTTGTATACGATGTTACTCAGCTCCAGCCTTTTTCTCGTTTTTCTATCCTACAGGTATTGGTGCTACCGTTCCGTTTATCGGCGGCTGTCCAATCCTCTCCAGGAGATGGATGACTCCGTTCAGGGGGAGGGCGGGGTCCCGCTGGAAGAGGCTTTGAACGACCTCTTGCAATCTCAATACCGCCATTACCAGGACCGGTTACATGAGTATGAACGAAAACAACGGGATCAAGTCACCTTCATCACCCAGTGGGTGCATCAGATGAAAACTCCTCTGTCCGTGATTCAGTTGATCTTGCAAAACAAAAATCACCTGGATGTGAACAGTCTGCGGGAAGAGGTGGACCGGATCCGGAGAGGACTGGAAATTGTGCTGTATACGGCCCGCTTGGAAATCTTTGAGCGGGATTTTCATGTGGAACCGGTGCCGCTCCTTCGATTGGTCCATGAAGTGATCCATGAAAACAAACGCTTCTTCATTCAAAACCATGTTTACCCGGAAGTGACCGTGGATGAGGAAGCGGTGGTGGAATCCGATGCCAAATGGCTGAAATTCGTCTTGAACCAGCTGGTGGCCAATGCGGTCAAATACTCCTCCGGAGCGGGGAAAAAAGTGACCCTCCACTCTTATCCCCGAGGAAGAAACTGGGTGTTGGAGGTGAAAGACCGGGGCGTGGGAATTCCGAAACAGGATCTGCGCCGGGTGTTTGATCCCTATTATACAGGGGAAAACGGACGAATCGTCAGCGAGTCCACCGGCATGGGCCTGTATCTGGTGCAGGAGGTGTGCCATAAGTTGGGCCACGGGATTGAAATGGATTCCAAGGTGGGAGAGGGGACCACGGTTCGCCTCTTATTTTTCCGCGCCAACTGA
- a CDS encoding response regulator transcription factor, whose translation MYQIMIVEDDGKIAGLLKDGLERYGYEAVIVDDFARILERFQELQPDLVLLDVNLPRYDGFYWCRQIRTVSTCPILFISARDSKMDQVMALENGGDDYITKPFDYEIVMAKIKSHLRRSYGFYSPKMESRNVTLAGLVLHPERLELSFSGKKVELSKKEATLLEALMESPMTVVSREELLERLWDDQQFVVDNTLNVNVGRVRKKLEELGIEEGIETIRGAGYRLRPVWREGR comes from the coding sequence ATGTATCAAATCATGATCGTGGAAGATGACGGGAAGATCGCCGGGTTGTTGAAAGATGGCTTGGAGCGATACGGATATGAAGCTGTCATCGTGGATGACTTCGCCCGGATTTTGGAACGGTTTCAGGAGCTTCAGCCGGATCTGGTGTTGCTGGATGTCAACTTGCCGCGATACGACGGATTTTATTGGTGTCGGCAGATCCGGACCGTCTCCACTTGTCCCATCCTGTTCATCTCCGCCCGGGACAGCAAGATGGATCAAGTGATGGCCCTGGAAAACGGCGGGGATGACTATATCACGAAGCCCTTCGACTATGAAATCGTGATGGCCAAGATCAAGAGCCATCTCCGACGGAGTTATGGCTTCTATTCCCCGAAGATGGAGAGCCGCAACGTTACCTTGGCGGGATTGGTGCTGCATCCGGAAAGGCTGGAACTCTCCTTTTCCGGGAAAAAAGTGGAGTTGAGCAAAAAAGAGGCCACCTTGTTGGAAGCGCTGATGGAATCTCCGATGACTGTGGTCAGTCGGGAGGAGCTGTTGGAAAGGCTGTGGGATGATCAACAGTTCGTCGTCGACAATACGTTGAATGTCAATGTGGGGCGGGTGCGCAAGAAACTGGAGGAACTGGGGATCGAGGAAGGGATTGAGACGATCCGGGGTGCCGGCTATCGCCTGAGGCCGGTTTGGAGGGAAGGAAGATGA
- a CDS encoding ABC transporter permease, which produces MTFRQFAFNNVRRNFRSYLAYFLSSAFAVMIFFVYAVFIFHPEMDQSEMKASVVKGMTAAEVIIFVFSFLFVWYSVSAFLKVRKKEFGVLTLLGMSRSQLNRMVFLENGIIGMASIGTGILAGLLFSKGFLMIGARVLEIKELPFYFPVKGLLLTLVSFLILFLVISMFTVFMVRNQRVIELLQGSQKPKKEPKPSVLLSLLAAACLIGGYGLALTSDTFTSEEIMFSVIGLVIVGTYFLYTQLSVFLIRRLKKNRGFYWRGTRLMWLSDLTYRMKDNARMFFLVTIVFTVSFTATGTLINFYDQIMQTMNQTTPFSISYKMEEKGFEGISPESGQNIIEGELKKENVSYRKWKAEYLDLGPDNMEQFVNAIKLSDYNRLAKIVKQPARTLKPGEVLAFDTRPDQFQADDRIGQELQLMKKPYKVAASIDQPIMFRGSVEIVVPDPAFAQLKKAAQETGPDEPHVESGTFAGYSVPKWDASFPHPQGNQIGETLKEKLKMPDVSWPGFTARDAAFTEVKQGLGATLFVGLFVAVVFLICAGSFLYFRLYTDQDRDRQHYHAISRIGLTEKEMNRSVTVQIALLFFIPFVVAVIHTSVALGALQNMMMMKSILIPSAWTIGSFLVLQLVYFIIARRSYLRNLKVW; this is translated from the coding sequence ATGACCTTTCGTCAGTTCGCCTTTAACAATGTGCGGCGCAATTTCCGCTCCTACCTGGCTTATTTTTTGAGCAGCGCCTTTGCGGTGATGATTTTCTTCGTCTATGCCGTGTTCATCTTTCATCCGGAAATGGACCAGAGTGAGATGAAAGCGTCGGTGGTCAAAGGGATGACCGCAGCTGAGGTGATCATTTTTGTTTTCTCCTTCCTGTTTGTCTGGTATTCGGTCAGTGCCTTTCTCAAAGTGCGGAAAAAAGAATTCGGCGTACTCACCCTGCTCGGGATGTCCCGCAGTCAATTGAACCGCATGGTCTTTCTGGAAAACGGGATCATCGGCATGGCTTCCATCGGGACGGGGATATTGGCGGGGCTCTTATTCTCCAAAGGATTCCTGATGATTGGAGCCCGGGTGTTGGAGATCAAGGAGTTGCCCTTTTATTTCCCTGTGAAGGGACTCTTATTGACCCTGGTTTCCTTTTTGATCCTCTTTCTCGTCATTTCGATGTTCACCGTGTTCATGGTGCGAAACCAACGCGTGATTGAGTTGTTGCAGGGCAGCCAAAAGCCGAAAAAGGAACCGAAACCCTCTGTTCTGTTGTCTCTGTTGGCTGCAGCGTGCCTGATCGGTGGCTACGGATTGGCCTTAACCAGCGATACTTTCACGAGTGAGGAAATCATGTTTTCAGTCATCGGTCTGGTGATCGTGGGCACCTATTTCTTATACACCCAGCTGAGTGTCTTTCTGATCCGACGCTTGAAAAAGAACCGCGGTTTCTACTGGCGGGGAACCCGGTTGATGTGGCTCTCCGACCTGACCTATCGCATGAAAGACAACGCCAGGATGTTCTTTCTGGTCACCATCGTGTTTACCGTCTCATTCACTGCAACGGGTACATTGATCAATTTCTACGATCAGATCATGCAAACGATGAACCAGACAACTCCCTTCAGCATCAGTTACAAAATGGAGGAGAAAGGATTCGAGGGAATTTCTCCCGAGTCCGGTCAAAATATCATTGAAGGGGAGTTGAAAAAAGAGAACGTTTCCTATCGAAAATGGAAAGCGGAGTATTTAGATCTAGGCCCTGACAATATGGAGCAGTTTGTCAACGCCATCAAGCTGTCCGACTATAATCGGTTGGCCAAAATTGTGAAGCAGCCTGCCCGGACCTTGAAGCCGGGAGAGGTGTTGGCCTTCGATACGAGACCGGATCAATTCCAAGCCGATGACCGGATCGGCCAGGAGCTCCAGCTGATGAAGAAGCCTTACAAAGTTGCGGCTTCAATCGATCAACCGATCATGTTCCGTGGATCCGTTGAAATTGTGGTTCCAGACCCCGCCTTTGCACAGCTCAAAAAAGCGGCGCAAGAAACCGGGCCCGATGAACCTCACGTGGAGTCCGGAACCTTTGCCGGTTATTCCGTCCCGAAATGGGATGCTTCTTTCCCGCATCCTCAAGGAAATCAAATCGGTGAAACATTGAAAGAGAAACTGAAGATGCCCGATGTGAGCTGGCCCGGTTTCACCGCCCGGGATGCCGCCTTTACGGAAGTGAAGCAGGGACTGGGAGCGACGCTCTTTGTCGGATTGTTTGTCGCGGTGGTGTTCCTGATCTGTGCGGGCAGTTTCCTGTATTTCCGCCTGTACACCGATCAGGACCGGGACCGGCAACACTATCACGCCATTTCCAGGATCGGGTTGACCGAAAAGGAAATGAACAGAAGTGTCACAGTGCAGATCGCCCTCCTGTTCTTCATCCCCTTTGTGGTGGCAGTGATTCACACTTCGGTGGCCTTGGGTGCCCTGCAAAATATGATGATGATGAAATCGATTCTGATCCCCTCCGCGTGGACTATCGGTTCCTTCCTGGTACTGCAGTTGGTTTATTTCATCATCGCACGACGGAGTTACCTGCGGAATTTGAAAGTATGGTAA
- a CDS encoding ABC transporter ATP-binding protein, with protein sequence MDVLKVNNLSKVYGGKVSHRALSDISFSIGQGEFVGIMGPSGSGKTTLLNLISTIDTPTSGEVQLQGKNPHELKKSNLARFRRRQLGFVFQDFNLLDTLTVGENIVLPLTLDRKDVNEMEQKLKAVAERLDIAAILDKRTYEISGGQKQRAAIARAIIHSPSLLLADEPTGNLDSKASRNVMETMEAINEQDGATMMMVTHDPVAAGYCHRVIFIKDGELFNEIHRGENRQTFFQQIIDVLSLLGGNSHDLSSVRL encoded by the coding sequence ATGGACGTGTTGAAAGTGAACAACCTGAGTAAAGTATACGGAGGCAAAGTATCCCACCGAGCCCTCTCCGATATCAGTTTCAGCATTGGACAAGGGGAATTTGTCGGAATCATGGGTCCCTCCGGCAGCGGGAAAACCACCCTGCTCAACCTGATCTCCACCATCGATACACCCACATCGGGAGAAGTCCAATTGCAAGGGAAAAACCCCCATGAACTGAAGAAGTCCAATTTGGCCCGTTTTCGGCGCCGACAGTTGGGGTTTGTCTTTCAGGATTTCAACCTACTGGACACCTTGACCGTCGGAGAAAATATTGTCCTGCCCCTGACGCTGGATCGCAAAGATGTGAACGAGATGGAGCAGAAGTTGAAGGCTGTCGCCGAGCGGCTGGATATTGCCGCAATCCTCGACAAGCGGACCTATGAAATCTCCGGGGGTCAGAAACAGCGGGCGGCGATTGCCCGGGCAATCATCCATTCCCCCTCTCTGCTGTTGGCAGATGAACCGACCGGTAATCTCGACTCCAAAGCTTCCCGCAATGTGATGGAAACGATGGAGGCGATCAATGAACAGGATGGAGCCACCATGATGATGGTGACCCACGACCCAGTGGCCGCCGGCTACTGTCACCGGGTAATCTTCATCAAGGACGGGGAATTGTTTAATGAAATTCACCGCGGGGAAAACCGGCAGACGTTTTTCCAGCAGATCATCGATGTGCTGTCATTGTTGGGGGGGAATTCGCATGACCTTTCGTCAGTTCGCCTTTAA
- a CDS encoding c-type cytochrome, which produces MRKKGIAWIAAAVIFLLAACGPQGGQQGGKSTANASPETLYKNNCASCHGQNLEGNAGPSLEKIGQRAGKEDIERIIQNGKGQMPAQRQLSDEQRSRLAAWLAEKK; this is translated from the coding sequence TTGCGGAAGAAGGGGATTGCCTGGATCGCGGCCGCGGTGATTTTCCTCCTGGCGGCCTGCGGACCCCAAGGGGGGCAACAGGGTGGAAAAAGCACGGCGAACGCCTCACCGGAAACCCTCTACAAAAATAACTGTGCCAGTTGCCACGGGCAAAACCTGGAGGGAAACGCCGGGCCTTCTCTGGAGAAGATCGGCCAGCGGGCTGGCAAGGAAGATATTGAACGAATCATCCAAAACGGCAAGGGACAAATGCCGGCGCAAAGACAACTCTCAGATGAGCAGAGATCGAGATTGGCGGCATGGCTGGCGGAGAAAAAATAG
- a CDS encoding enoyl-CoA hydratase-related protein — MEWGNIQFKQEQGWALLTIHRPKVLNALNRETLEELAQALDHVESSDDIRVLVITGAGEKAFVAGADIKELRQVPSSGEAERLAAWGQALFTRIEELPIPVIMAVNGFALGGGFELALSGDILLASEKARFGLPEVNLGVLPGYGGTQRLARLVGKPTAKYYALTGEMIPAEEALRLGIAQKVTAPDQLLSDAARLAENLAQKAPVAMRYIKQAINQGAEADLKTALRLEASYFGVVFNTEDRLEGMDAFLEKREASFRGK, encoded by the coding sequence ATGGAATGGGGAAATATTCAATTTAAACAAGAGCAGGGCTGGGCCTTGTTAACCATTCACCGGCCCAAAGTCTTGAACGCTCTCAACCGGGAGACCCTGGAGGAATTGGCGCAGGCTTTGGACCATGTGGAATCCTCCGATGACATTCGGGTGCTGGTGATCACCGGCGCGGGAGAAAAGGCGTTTGTGGCGGGGGCGGATATCAAGGAACTGCGCCAGGTTCCTTCTTCCGGTGAAGCGGAGCGGTTGGCTGCCTGGGGGCAGGCCCTTTTCACCCGGATCGAAGAACTTCCGATTCCGGTCATCATGGCTGTCAACGGCTTTGCCCTGGGTGGCGGCTTTGAGTTGGCACTCAGCGGGGATATCCTGTTGGCTTCGGAAAAAGCCCGTTTCGGCCTGCCGGAAGTCAACCTGGGTGTCCTTCCCGGCTATGGAGGAACCCAGCGTCTGGCCCGTCTCGTCGGAAAGCCCACGGCCAAATACTATGCCCTCACCGGAGAGATGATCCCGGCGGAAGAAGCGTTACGCTTGGGGATCGCCCAAAAGGTGACAGCTCCCGATCAGCTTTTGTCCGATGCAGCCCGGCTGGCCGAAAACCTCGCCCAAAAGGCGCCGGTGGCGATGCGCTATATCAAGCAGGCCATCAATCAGGGGGCGGAGGCGGATCTGAAGACAGCCCTGCGTTTGGAAGCATCCTATTTTGGTGTGGTATTCAACACAGAGGATCGTCTGGAAGGGATGGACGCCTTCCTTGAAAAACGGGAAGCCTCATTCCGCGGAAAGTGA